The Gambusia affinis linkage group LG11, SWU_Gaff_1.0, whole genome shotgun sequence genome contains a region encoding:
- the creb1b gene encoding cyclic AMP-responsive element-binding protein 1b, whose protein sequence is MKMEPAVEAQQAADTAVTESQQITQAQIATLAQVSMAAGHASATGPTVTLVQLPNGQTVQVHGVIQAAQPSVIQSPQVQAVQISTIAESEDSQESVDSVTDSQKRREILSRRPSYRKILNDLSSDAPAVPRIEEEKAEEDSSAAAATPAITTVTVPTPIYQTSSGQYIAITQGGAIQLANNGTDGVQGLQTLTMTNAAAAAAQPGTTILQYAQTSDGQQILVPSNQVVVQATSGDVQAYQIRAAPANTITSGVVMASSPALPTQGATEEVTRKREVRLMKNREAARECRRKKKEYVKCLENRVAVLENQNKTLIEELKALKDLYCHKSE, encoded by the exons ATGAAGATGGAGCCAGCAGTCGAGGCTCAGCAGGCGGCAGACACTGCTGTGACTGAGAGCCAGCAGATCACCCAGGCACAGATCGCCACTTTAGCACAG GTATCCATGGCAGCAGGACACGCCTCAGCAACGGGTCCCACCGTAACGCTGGTGCAGCTTCCCAATGGACAGACGGTCCAGGTCCATGGAGTCATTCAGGCCGCACAGCCGTCTGTTATCCAGTCCCCGCAGGTCCAGGCTGTGCAG ATCTCCACCATAGCTGAAAGTGAAGACTCTCAGGAGTCAGTCGACAGCGTGACGGACTCCCAGAAGCGCAGAGAGATTCTATCACGGCGTCCATCATACAG GAAAATCCTGAACGACCTTTCGTCCGACGCGCCAGCGGTCCCTCGGATTGAGGAGGAAAAGGCTGAAGAGGACTCGTCTGCTGCCGCAGCTACGCCCGCCATCACCACCGTTACCGTGCCGACACCCATCTACCAGACCAGCAGCGGACAGTACA TTGCGATCACGCAGGGCGGAGCCATTCAGCTGGCCAATAACGGCACAGATGGAGTTCAGGGCCTTCAGACTCTGACCATGACCAAcgctgctgcagcagccgcCCAGCCGGGAACCACCATCCTGCAGTACGCACAGACCAGCGACGGCCAGCAGATACTGGTTCCCAGTAACCAGGTGGTGGTCCAAG CCACCTCTGGCGATGTTCAGGCCTATCAAATCCGAGCAGCTCCAGCCAACACCATCACCTCTGGTGTTGTCATGGCGTCCTCTCCCGCCCTCCCGACACAAGGAGCCACAGAAGAAGTCACCAGAAAACGGGAAGTCCGACTCATGAAGAACAG AGAAGCGGCCCGGGAATGTCGCAGGAAGAAGAAGGAGTATGTTAAATGTCTGGAGAACAGAGTCGCCGTCCTGGAGAACCAAAACAAGACGTTAATCGAAGAACTGAAAGCACTTAAGGATCTTTACTGTCATAAATCCGAGTAG